A part of Candidatus Methylomirabilota bacterium genomic DNA contains:
- a CDS encoding ATP-grasp fold amidoligase family protein: MQARQFRRVFGRRIDWRRPTTFNEKIHWIRRYERSPLLPQLANKVTVRRYVEDRLGPGVLTDLIGTWERPEVIPWTTLPTPCVLKLNSGSGMNLFIRDRSSLDVTAASAQLEAWRQRNFYWHLREWAYKNISPVILGERMLQTPAGAIPSDYKLFCFDGVPRLVQVDCDRFTKHTRALYRLPWKFVPVEYIYPVSPNAAQAPPPPNLRTIVDYATALAAGLPFVRADFYDLEDRVVFGELTWYPDAACGSFSPATYDTEFGQWLSLRRIGERTGRRA; the protein is encoded by the coding sequence GTGCAGGCGCGGCAGTTCCGACGCGTGTTCGGGCGGCGCATCGACTGGCGACGTCCGACGACCTTCAACGAGAAGATCCACTGGATCCGGCGATACGAACGCTCTCCGCTCTTGCCCCAGCTCGCGAACAAGGTGACGGTGCGACGCTATGTCGAGGATCGGCTGGGGCCCGGGGTCCTCACGGATCTGATCGGGACCTGGGAGCGGCCCGAGGTCATTCCGTGGACGACGCTGCCGACGCCGTGCGTCCTCAAGCTGAACTCGGGCTCGGGAATGAACCTCTTCATCCGGGACCGGAGCAGCCTGGACGTGACCGCGGCCAGCGCGCAGCTCGAGGCGTGGCGGCAACGCAACTTCTACTGGCACTTGCGAGAGTGGGCGTACAAGAATATTTCACCCGTGATCCTCGGAGAGCGGATGCTCCAGACCCCCGCCGGGGCGATTCCTTCTGACTACAAGCTGTTCTGCTTCGACGGCGTCCCACGGCTCGTCCAGGTCGACTGTGACCGATTCACGAAGCACACGCGCGCGCTCTACCGGCTCCCCTGGAAGTTCGTGCCCGTCGAGTACATCTATCCGGTGTCGCCGAATGCCGCGCAGGCTCCTCCCCCGCCGAACCTCAGGACCATCGTCGACTACGCGACGGCTCTGGCCGCGGGCCTGCCATTCGTGCGAGCGGACTTCTACGACCTGGAGGACCGGGTGGTCTTTGGCGAGCTCACCTGGTATCCGGACGCGGCCTGTGGCTCCTTCTCGCCCGCGACGTACGATACCGAATTCGGCCAGTGGCTGTCCCTGCGACGGATCGGTGAACGCACAGGACGTCGCGCCTGA
- a CDS encoding amidase family protein, with protein sequence MAASNRPLWQWSACDLAEAIAARRVTAVEAVGSAVDRMRATNGKINAVVDDLGEAALREAEAHDKAVSAGGPIGPLHGVPVTIKENVDQKGCTTPNGVVAFKGVIAPDDAPVVSNLRRAGAIIIGRTNTPEFSFRGTTVNELHGRTFNPWNATASAGGSSGGAAAAVMMGYGPIAHGNDIGGSLRFPAYACGAATVKPGLGRVPAYNPSATVERGMLAQVMSVQGVICREVRDVRLAMRSLVGYDPRDPWQVPMPFEGPPEPGPIKVAFTRNIFDFPLHPAVARALDTARSVLAAAGYDVREVEPPLLEEAAVTGARCLFGEAKALMDGDVRKYGSKTVVAIFDEYYRYFQPFEGLDFLKAMADRNRFIRAWTTFMADYPLVLTPFLPAPIFTWNRDEQGAEGVREVLGSALYSYAMNFMGLPAAVVPANENDGQPVGVQIVGRRFREDMILDAAEAVERSVGVMAERLWRR encoded by the coding sequence ATGGCAGCCTCGAATAGACCGCTGTGGCAGTGGAGCGCCTGCGACCTGGCCGAGGCCATCGCGGCGCGCCGGGTGACCGCCGTCGAGGCCGTGGGCAGCGCGGTGGACCGCATGCGCGCCACCAACGGCAAGATCAATGCGGTCGTGGACGACCTCGGTGAGGCTGCCCTGCGCGAGGCGGAGGCCCACGACAAGGCGGTGAGCGCCGGCGGTCCGATCGGGCCGCTGCACGGCGTGCCGGTCACGATCAAGGAGAACGTGGATCAGAAGGGGTGCACGACGCCCAACGGCGTCGTCGCCTTCAAGGGCGTGATCGCGCCGGACGATGCGCCCGTGGTCTCCAATCTCCGTCGGGCCGGGGCCATCATCATCGGGCGCACCAACACGCCGGAGTTCTCCTTCCGCGGGACCACGGTGAACGAGCTGCACGGCCGCACCTTCAATCCCTGGAACGCCACCGCCTCGGCCGGCGGCTCCTCGGGCGGCGCGGCCGCCGCGGTCATGATGGGCTATGGCCCGATCGCACACGGCAACGACATCGGTGGCTCGCTCCGCTTTCCGGCCTATGCCTGCGGCGCGGCCACGGTCAAGCCGGGTCTCGGCCGGGTGCCGGCCTACAATCCCTCGGCCACCGTCGAGCGCGGCATGCTGGCACAGGTCATGTCCGTGCAGGGCGTGATCTGTCGCGAGGTCCGCGACGTGCGCCTGGCCATGCGCTCGCTCGTCGGCTACGACCCCCGCGATCCCTGGCAGGTGCCCATGCCATTCGAGGGGCCGCCCGAGCCGGGGCCGATCAAGGTCGCCTTCACCCGGAACATCTTCGACTTCCCCCTGCACCCCGCGGTCGCCCGGGCCCTCGACACCGCGCGCTCGGTGCTGGCCGCCGCCGGCTACGACGTGCGTGAGGTCGAGCCGCCCCTCCTCGAGGAGGCCGCCGTCACCGGCGCGCGCTGCCTCTTCGGCGAAGCCAAGGCGCTGATGGACGGCGACGTGCGCAAGTACGGCTCGAAGACCGTCGTCGCGATCTTCGACGAGTACTACCGGTACTTCCAGCCGTTCGAGGGCCTCGACTTCCTGAAGGCGATGGCCGACCGCAATCGGTTCATTCGCGCCTGGACCACGTTCATGGCCGACTATCCGCTGGTGCTCACCCCGTTTCTTCCGGCGCCGATCTTCACCTGGAACCGCGACGAGCAGGGCGCCGAGGGCGTGCGCGAGGTGCTCGGCAGCGCGCTCTACAGCTACGCCATGAACTTCATGGGCCTGCCCGCGGCCGTCGTGCCCGCGAACGAGAACGACGGCCAGCCGGTCGGCGTCCAGATCGTCGGCCGTCGCTTTCGCGAGGACATGATCCTCGATGCCGCCGAGGCGGTGGAGCGGTCGGTCGGCGTCATGGCCGAGCGGCTCTGGCG